One stretch of Candidatus Bathyarchaeia archaeon DNA includes these proteins:
- the pstS gene encoding phosphate ABC transporter substrate-binding protein PstS: protein MKTMYLVAAIVAIVIIIGGVVAYTYTSSPAASPSPSATPTETPTNNPSPTSPSSGAMLTGSGATFPQPFLNATIVQYTSMNPNVQINYQGGGSGKGVTDFTGKLVDFACTDAPLSASEREAAPNALHIPETIGAITIAYNLPGITSGLKLDGTTLANIYLGTITNWNDPAIVALNPDLTLPNHVISTVHRSDSSGTTNWFTKYLALVSPTWEETVGSGKSVQWPGTNTLGASGNSNVAATVTQTEYSIGYIELAYALENDVPVVALKNPAGNFISPSLETTTAAAESLPSSGLPSGSESWENVIILNAPGAQAYPIVTPTYMLVYQELNVIPSMTLQKATVVMEYIWYVVHDGQSLAPALEYASLPSNIVQIDEMSIYSVTYNGQHLISAPAAAATPGPAQLTGSGATFPQPFLNATIVEYTTNIRPNLQINYQGGGSGKGVTDFTGKLVSFACTDAPLSASEREAAPNALHIPETIGAITVAYNLPGITSGLKLDGETIANIYLGTITNWNDPAITALNPDLTLPDHAISTVHRSDSSGTTNWFTKYLAIVSPTWEETVGSGKSVQWPGTNTLGASGNSNVAATVTQTEYSIGYIELAYALENDVPVVAIKNPAGNFISPTLESTTAAAESLPSSGLPSGSESWENVVILNAPGEQAYPIVTPTYMLLYKDLGVISGMDMNKATQLVQYIWFVVHDGQSLAPPLEYAALPSNIVQINEASLNSITFNGQSIPTH from the coding sequence ATGAAAACAATGTACCTTGTAGCAGCAATCGTTGCAATTGTAATCATCATAGGCGGCGTTGTCGCTTACACCTACACATCAAGCCCTGCTGCTTCCCCCAGCCCCTCAGCAACTCCAACAGAAACACCAACAAATAATCCCTCCCCCACGTCACCCTCATCAGGAGCCATGCTAACTGGTTCAGGCGCAACTTTCCCTCAGCCGTTCCTTAACGCTACTATCGTCCAATACACCTCAATGAACCCCAACGTTCAAATTAACTATCAAGGTGGCGGTAGTGGTAAAGGTGTGACTGACTTTACTGGTAAACTTGTTGATTTTGCCTGTACTGATGCGCCCTTGTCTGCTTCTGAAAGAGAAGCCGCACCAAATGCACTCCACATTCCCGAGACCATTGGCGCAATCACAATTGCCTATAACCTTCCTGGAATTACTTCTGGTCTAAAACTTGACGGAACAACTCTTGCAAATATTTACTTGGGCACTATCACCAACTGGAATGACCCTGCCATTGTTGCTCTCAATCCTGATTTAACTCTCCCCAACCATGTTATTTCTACCGTTCACCGTTCTGACAGTTCTGGCACTACAAACTGGTTCACCAAGTATCTGGCGTTGGTTAGTCCGACTTGGGAGGAAACTGTTGGCAGTGGCAAATCCGTTCAATGGCCCGGAACAAATACTCTAGGCGCTAGCGGAAACTCCAATGTTGCAGCAACCGTTACGCAAACTGAGTACTCAATTGGTTACATTGAGTTGGCTTACGCTCTTGAAAACGATGTTCCAGTCGTTGCACTCAAAAATCCTGCAGGCAACTTCATTTCACCTTCACTTGAAACTACAACCGCAGCCGCAGAATCTCTACCATCAAGCGGTTTGCCCTCTGGAAGCGAGAGTTGGGAAAACGTAATCATTCTTAACGCTCCTGGAGCGCAGGCATACCCGATTGTTACCCCAACATACATGCTGGTTTACCAAGAACTCAACGTTATACCCAGCATGACTCTACAAAAAGCAACAGTCGTTATGGAGTACATCTGGTACGTAGTCCATGATGGTCAATCACTTGCACCCGCCCTTGAATACGCGTCACTCCCCTCAAACATTGTGCAAATTGACGAAATGAGCATCTACTCCGTCACATACAACGGTCAACACTTGATTTCTGCCCCAGCCGCAGCAGCAACACCCGGTCCAGCACAACTAACTGGTTCAGGCGCAACCTTCCCACAACCATTCCTTAACGCCACCATAGTCGAATACACCACAAACATCCGCCCCAACCTCCAAATTAACTATCAAGGCGGAGGCAGCGGCAAAGGTGTAACTGACTTCACGGGCAAACTAGTTAGTTTCGCATGCACCGATGCGCCCTTGTCTGCTTCTGAAAGAGAAGCCGCACCAAATGCACTCCACATTCCCGAGACCATTGGCGCAATCACCGTAGCCTATAACCTTCCTGGAATTACTTCTGGTCTAAAACTTGACGGTGAAACCATAGCTAACATTTACTTGGGCACTATTACCAACTGGAATGACCCTGCAATAACCGCTTTGAACCCTGACCTCACTCTCCCCGACCACGCCATCTCCACTGTTCACCGCTCCGATAGTTCTGGCACTACAAACTGGTTTACAAAATACCTTGCTATAGTCAGCCCGACTTGGGAGGAAACTGTTGGCAGTGGCAAATCTGTTCAATGGCCCGGAACAAATACTCTAGGCGCTTCGGGTAACTCTAACGTCGCTGCAACAGTCACACAAACCGAGTACTCAATTGGTTACATTGAGTTGGCTTACGCTCTTGAAAACGATGTTCCAGTCGTCGCCATCAAGAACCCCGCAGGTAACTTCATATCCCCAACCCTCGAGTCAACCACCGCCGCAGCTGAATCTTTGCCCTCAAGCGGTTTGCCTTCAGGCAGTGAAAGCTGGGAAAACGTAGTCATCCTCAACGCCCCAGGCGAGCAAGCCTACCCAATAGTAACGCCAACCTACATGCTGCTGTACAAAGACCTCGGTGTCATCTCTGGCATGGACATGAACAAAGCAACACAACTGGTACAATACATCTGGTTTGTGGTCCACGACGGTCAATCTCTTGCCCCACCTTTAGAGTATGCAGCACTGCCCTCGAACATCGTGCAAATCAACGAAGCTTCGCTGAACTCAATAACTTTCAACGGGCAATCAATTCCAACCCACTGA
- the pstA gene encoding phosphate ABC transporter permease PstA, which translates to MLRNKWHSYKFRRFKNRFFYVLCLICAVIAVVPLASILFEVVVRGAPVINLEFLTSNGLKGGIGPAIQGTVILIALTSAIGIPLGVLSGVYLSEFGNNKYATWMRSINDILTEVPSIVIGITAYTLIVIGLIGTFSPVAGAVALTFMLVPIVARTTEESLKLVPNSVREASLALGAHRWRTILSVVVPTAKSGLITGVLLAVARIAGETAPILLTILGNSYFFQGLDAPMDALPLRIFLNSRMPQPELQAQAWGAALVLILMVLALNIGVRLASRGKLRR; encoded by the coding sequence ATGCTCAGGAATAAGTGGCACAGTTACAAGTTTAGGCGCTTTAAGAACCGGTTCTTCTACGTGTTGTGCCTAATATGTGCCGTTATAGCTGTTGTGCCCCTAGCCAGCATACTCTTTGAAGTCGTCGTTCGAGGCGCCCCCGTGATAAATCTTGAATTCTTAACCTCTAACGGGCTAAAAGGAGGTATCGGACCAGCAATACAAGGAACGGTTATCTTGATTGCGCTGACCAGCGCCATAGGTATCCCTCTTGGCGTGTTGTCCGGAGTCTACCTCTCAGAATTTGGCAACAACAAATACGCAACTTGGATGCGCTCTATAAACGACATACTAACAGAAGTCCCCTCAATAGTTATTGGCATCACCGCCTACACACTAATCGTCATCGGCTTAATTGGCACCTTTTCGCCAGTCGCTGGCGCCGTAGCCCTAACATTCATGCTAGTTCCAATCGTAGCACGAACCACCGAAGAGTCCCTAAAGCTTGTGCCCAACAGCGTACGAGAAGCTTCTTTAGCCTTAGGCGCACACAGATGGCGCACCATTCTAAGCGTGGTTGTGCCCACAGCGAAAAGCGGCTTAATCACGGGTGTCCTTCTTGCAGTAGCCCGAATCGCAGGTGAAACAGCCCCAATTCTGCTAACAATTCTGGGCAACAGCTACTTCTTCCAAGGCTTAGATGCCCCGATGGACGCGTTACCTTTGAGGATATTTCTTAACTCCAGAATGCCCCAACCTGAATTGCAGGCTCAAGCTTGGGGAGCTGCTTTGGTGCTGATTTTGATGGTTTTAGCCCTCAACATCGGCGTCAGACTTGCAAGTAGAGGAAAATTACGTAGGTGA
- the phoU gene encoding phosphate signaling complex protein PhoU has product MQRLLDKGLEQLTTVVFRMGEIAQKALSLSVSGYIQGKDVSEHVHELSEILVMMTAEVEEKSFSLIAKYQPVASDLRIINSYMKIAYDFERYGRYAWDIAFLNPNMGLLGGCEGWMQQFIQDMSEKVLLMVKISVDSLKCLDTELAKTVTKSEQEVDEMYMQCLSRLVKEAGVMNNCTISSVLAVRYLERIADHATYVAESVVYVSTGEKVSLR; this is encoded by the coding sequence ATGCAAAGACTGTTAGACAAGGGCTTAGAACAATTAACCACAGTAGTTTTTCGTATGGGTGAAATCGCCCAAAAAGCATTATCCCTTTCAGTCAGCGGGTATATTCAGGGTAAAGATGTTTCTGAACATGTCCATGAGCTTTCCGAAATTTTAGTCATGATGACTGCTGAGGTGGAAGAGAAGTCCTTCAGCTTAATCGCAAAGTACCAGCCCGTGGCTTCAGATTTGCGGATAATCAACAGCTACATGAAGATTGCGTACGATTTTGAGCGGTACGGCAGGTATGCTTGGGACATCGCTTTTCTTAACCCCAATATGGGCTTATTAGGTGGCTGTGAGGGGTGGATGCAGCAGTTTATCCAAGACATGAGTGAAAAAGTCCTCTTGATGGTAAAGATAAGCGTTGACTCGCTAAAGTGCCTCGACACCGAGCTTGCTAAGACTGTGACTAAAAGTGAGCAGGAAGTTGACGAGATGTATATGCAGTGTTTGAGTAGGCTTGTGAAGGAGGCTGGGGTGATGAACAACTGCACAATTTCCAGTGTGCTTGCCGTAAGGTATCTTGAGCGTATAGCTGACCACGCTACATACGTTGCTGAATCAGTGGTTTACGTGTCGACGGGAGAAAAAGTTTCCCTTCGATAA
- a CDS encoding PAS domain S-box protein translates to MDAAASSSFRKFGLDLVGDVPWGTHLCQLYQNKHDILDVLCPYFMAGLRDNEYCLWLVSSPFTVKAAARHLKKTLPDFTRYSKQGQLTVYPSTEWYCSEDKIGKEAIMQKWVEKEEKVLSEGFVGLRIFCNLPSESRFLPSHWVHMIDYENYVTSVFSQHKILAICAYPLKNCTGANVLDIAHSHVGTLTKRGKEWVLVEDAGKRKENEFKYQSIVQTSLDAFWIVDLNGNFLEVNGTFCDLTGYSRSDLLCMNLHDLEGAEATRGVMQRIEKVVLRGHDRYETRLLRKDNSLIDVEVSAQYIATQNGGQIFVFAHNVTMRKRNEQAIKHNETLYRELADSITDCFVALDKDLRYVYWNKKSEKITGLKAKDAIGKPFFEVFQKDEGTVRVAEAYQKVLDTRKPLVFVDELTMNNRRVVVENRIYPSKIGVSIFTKDITQHRELQNKLSEYTQRLEDLVRKRTEKLKAAERLAAIGETAGMVGHDIRNPLQTISGELYLAKGDLMSLPDTAAKKSLSDSIQIIGEQMSYIGKIVADLQDYARTSLPCLEDVDLKKMVNDILSTMIVPPDVVFVVSVKKSFPKLRSDAGYLKRILINLIINAVQAMPRGGKLVLKATCNENTVFIQIKDTGEGISDEVKAKIFKPLFTTKPKGQGLGLAVVKKLTTALGGNIYFESKLGKGTCFTVELPLSLTTETSLLNTESVDSAASSF, encoded by the coding sequence TTGGATGCGGCGGCTTCAAGTTCTTTCCGAAAGTTCGGACTTGACTTAGTTGGCGACGTTCCGTGGGGAACCCATCTCTGCCAACTCTATCAAAACAAACACGACATTTTGGATGTACTATGCCCCTACTTCATGGCTGGTTTACGCGATAATGAATACTGCTTGTGGCTGGTCTCATCCCCCTTCACAGTAAAAGCCGCAGCGAGGCATCTAAAAAAGACCCTCCCCGACTTCACACGTTACTCCAAGCAGGGACAACTAACTGTTTATCCTTCCACAGAATGGTATTGTTCTGAAGATAAAATCGGCAAAGAAGCAATTATGCAAAAATGGGTTGAAAAAGAAGAGAAAGTGCTTTCTGAAGGATTTGTCGGGCTGCGTATCTTTTGTAATTTACCCTCAGAAAGCCGTTTTTTGCCAAGCCACTGGGTACACATGATTGATTACGAAAACTACGTCACCTCCGTTTTTAGCCAACACAAGATACTGGCTATTTGTGCCTACCCTTTGAAGAACTGCACCGGCGCAAATGTATTGGATATTGCGCATAGTCATGTTGGAACGCTAACTAAACGCGGCAAAGAGTGGGTTTTAGTTGAGGATGCTGGTAAACGCAAAGAAAACGAGTTCAAATACCAAAGCATCGTGCAGACCTCTCTTGATGCTTTTTGGATTGTTGATTTAAACGGCAATTTTTTGGAGGTCAATGGTACGTTCTGTGACTTGACAGGTTATTCTCGAAGCGATTTGCTTTGCATGAACCTACACGACTTGGAAGGAGCTGAAGCCACCAGAGGTGTTATGCAGCGTATAGAAAAAGTGGTCTTGCGTGGTCACGACCGTTATGAAACCCGTTTGTTACGGAAAGACAACTCTCTTATTGATGTTGAGGTTAGCGCCCAGTACATTGCTACACAAAATGGTGGACAAATTTTTGTTTTTGCGCATAACGTGACTATGCGTAAACGAAACGAACAAGCCATCAAACATAACGAAACGCTGTACCGAGAGTTAGCGGACAGTATCACTGACTGTTTTGTTGCTCTGGACAAAGACCTTAGGTATGTTTATTGGAATAAAAAGAGCGAAAAAATAACCGGGCTTAAAGCTAAAGATGCCATCGGTAAACCTTTCTTTGAGGTTTTCCAAAAGGATGAAGGAACTGTACGCGTAGCAGAAGCGTACCAAAAAGTGCTAGACACTAGAAAACCGCTGGTTTTTGTTGACGAATTGACAATGAACAATCGAAGGGTTGTTGTGGAAAATCGCATTTATCCCTCGAAAATAGGTGTCTCCATATTTACCAAAGACATAACGCAGCATAGAGAACTGCAGAATAAACTCTCCGAATACACCCAACGGCTAGAAGATTTAGTCAGAAAACGGACTGAGAAATTAAAAGCCGCTGAACGTCTGGCTGCTATAGGGGAAACTGCAGGCATGGTGGGACACGACATCCGCAATCCTCTGCAGACCATAAGTGGCGAGCTGTATTTAGCCAAAGGCGATTTGATGTCGTTGCCCGACACTGCCGCCAAGAAAAGCCTCTCTGACAGTATCCAAATAATTGGGGAACAAATGTCCTACATTGGTAAAATTGTTGCTGACCTGCAGGATTATGCTCGGACATCCCTGCCCTGTTTGGAGGATGTTGACCTTAAAAAAATGGTTAACGACATTCTTTCCACTATGATTGTTCCTCCAGATGTGGTTTTTGTGGTCTCGGTGAAAAAGAGTTTTCCAAAACTGCGGTCAGACGCGGGCTACTTGAAGCGGATTCTGATTAACCTCATAATTAACGCTGTGCAGGCTATGCCCCGTGGTGGAAAACTTGTTTTGAAGGCAACCTGCAACGAAAATACTGTGTTTATTCAAATAAAAGATACTGGCGAAGGTATTTCGGACGAGGTTAAAGCTAAAATCTTTAAGCCCTTGTTCACTACTAAACCTAAAGGTCAGGGGTTAGGGCTGGCTGTTGTAAAAAAGTTGACAACTGCGTTAGGCGGCAACATCTACTTTGAAAGTAAACTGGGAAAAGGCACCTGTTTCACTGTTGAACTTCCTTTGAGCCTAACAACCGAGACTTCGCTGTTGAACACCGAATCCGTTGATTCGGCGGCTAGTTCCTTTTAA
- a CDS encoding cupin domain-containing protein: protein MDQNRKLENSKLTAQAKTLAELIDYQEGAVVSRTLIDKTAGTVTLFAFDAAQGLSEHTAPFDALIYAVDGEAEATVSGKPIKLKAGEVTMLPVGEPHALKALTRFKMMLIMVRS, encoded by the coding sequence TTGGACCAAAACAGAAAACTTGAAAACTCCAAGCTTACTGCACAAGCCAAAACCTTGGCGGAGTTAATAGATTATCAGGAAGGTGCCGTAGTGAGCCGAACACTCATCGATAAAACGGCGGGCACAGTCACATTATTTGCGTTTGACGCTGCCCAAGGCTTAAGCGAGCATACGGCACCATTTGACGCATTAATTTATGCAGTTGACGGAGAAGCAGAAGCAACAGTGTCAGGCAAACCAATAAAGCTGAAAGCAGGGGAGGTAACAATGTTACCTGTAGGCGAACCGCACGCTCTTAAGGCGCTGACACGGTTCAAAATGATGCTTATCATGGTACGGTCGTAG
- the sepF gene encoding cell division protein SepF, with the protein MPLRDLADLENVKTEVSNGNILILKITPLANKNILDVSRAVNELYTFTEEIGGDIARLGEERIVICPPKIRIWREKKPAQNQKPLPTAA; encoded by the coding sequence ATGCCCCTGCGTGACTTAGCTGACCTTGAAAACGTCAAAACTGAAGTCAGCAACGGCAATATCCTCATCCTCAAAATTACTCCCTTGGCAAACAAGAACATTCTTGATGTTTCTCGGGCTGTGAATGAACTTTACACTTTTACAGAAGAGATTGGCGGCGACATTGCACGTCTCGGTGAAGAACGCATTGTTATTTGTCCCCCAAAAATAAGGATTTGGCGGGAGAAAAAACCCGCGCAGAACCAGAAACCGCTGCCTACAGCAGCCTAA
- a CDS encoding PhoU domain-containing protein, which produces MTNITKTENEEQRKLQITGGSTYILSLPKDWVTKNQLKKGSAMMIREEEDGSLSVLPPKMEKTEKKDDAFIKVTPNDNPYAVMRKAISAYLIGYNILHIKSQNKHPLSSKTRNHLKDFARNYLVGTEIVIDTPNELTLQVLLNYPELTVQSALSRMAIIAASMHREAMNALRKLDYSMAKSVIETDREVNRFGLYIVRLLKMAVLNSRMVREIGLDNPRTCIGYRLIAKAVERSADHATKIAEKVILLKTPVSEEPLEKIEELSNLAISMFESSVEALFKRDYNLAESIIEKITQVYKLEREVILLSKGANIEEVANLRLAIESVRRTAEYASDISEVVLNMNVESVIG; this is translated from the coding sequence TTGACTAACATAACAAAAACCGAAAACGAAGAACAAAGAAAACTCCAAATTACAGGCGGATCAACATACATACTTTCACTGCCAAAAGATTGGGTCACAAAAAACCAACTCAAAAAAGGAAGCGCAATGATGATCCGCGAAGAAGAAGACGGCTCACTATCCGTACTACCGCCAAAGATGGAAAAAACCGAAAAAAAAGACGACGCATTCATCAAAGTCACACCAAACGATAATCCCTACGCAGTAATGCGAAAAGCCATCTCCGCATACTTAATAGGCTACAACATCCTCCACATAAAATCCCAAAACAAACATCCATTATCGTCAAAAACACGAAATCATCTTAAAGATTTTGCCCGAAACTACTTAGTCGGCACAGAAATTGTGATCGATACACCAAACGAGCTAACCCTCCAAGTTCTGCTAAATTACCCTGAACTCACAGTACAAAGCGCCCTAAGCAGAATGGCCATTATCGCAGCCTCCATGCACAGGGAAGCCATGAACGCACTTCGAAAACTGGATTACTCAATGGCAAAAAGCGTCATAGAAACCGACCGCGAAGTGAACCGGTTTGGGCTCTACATCGTGCGGCTACTGAAGATGGCAGTGCTCAACTCACGGATGGTAAGAGAAATCGGTTTAGACAACCCAAGAACATGCATCGGCTACAGACTAATCGCCAAAGCCGTCGAGAGAAGCGCCGACCACGCCACAAAAATCGCCGAAAAAGTGATTTTGCTCAAAACACCTGTAAGTGAAGAACCCCTTGAGAAAATCGAAGAATTAAGCAATTTAGCGATTTCAATGTTTGAAAGCTCGGTTGAGGCACTGTTTAAACGCGATTACAATTTGGCTGAAAGCATAATTGAAAAAATCACGCAGGTATACAAGCTGGAAAGAGAAGTTATACTTTTGTCTAAGGGCGCCAACATTGAAGAAGTTGCTAACCTACGCCTTGCCATCGAAAGCGTGCGAAGAACAGCTGAATACGCAAGCGACATCTCTGAAGTTGTGTTAAACATGAACGTGGAATCCGTCATAGGATAA
- the pstC gene encoding phosphate ABC transporter permease subunit PstC yields MTKKLTGDNIFKVLAAVIAASAAVILLLNAYILITGSTTVLSVFKLDFVTGMNWNPVVGRESFGVLPYILGTLITSSIALLIGVPLSLGIAIFLVEMAPKAVKVAISYLVELLAAVPSVIFGLWGLFVLRFWVLEYIEKPLNTYLGWIPIFSGTPFGLDFLTAGIILAIMIIPTVASVSKEVISAVPDSIREGAYGIGATKWEVIRHWVLSYGRSGIFGAVILGLGRAVGETMAVTMVIGNATGPTAMPRTLFQPGQTLPSLIANGFLEAPTPLEKSAYVGAGLVLLAISLIINIVAHVMVTRVLKVKGGAVE; encoded by the coding sequence ATGACTAAGAAACTGACGGGCGACAACATATTCAAGGTCTTAGCTGCAGTTATTGCGGCTTCCGCCGCCGTGATTTTGCTTCTAAACGCTTATATTCTCATCACAGGCTCCACAACTGTCCTAAGCGTATTCAAATTAGATTTTGTAACGGGCATGAATTGGAATCCCGTCGTAGGTCGAGAATCATTTGGAGTGCTCCCCTACATATTGGGCACACTCATCACCTCTAGCATTGCACTCTTAATCGGCGTTCCCCTCAGTTTGGGCATCGCCATTTTCCTTGTTGAGATGGCTCCTAAAGCCGTCAAAGTCGCCATATCCTATCTGGTGGAGTTACTAGCCGCGGTGCCCAGCGTAATTTTCGGGCTCTGGGGCTTGTTTGTTCTCCGCTTCTGGGTTTTAGAATACATCGAAAAACCCCTAAACACCTACCTAGGGTGGATTCCAATCTTCAGCGGAACACCCTTCGGCCTTGACTTTCTGACAGCAGGCATTATTTTGGCAATCATGATTATCCCAACTGTGGCTTCAGTCTCCAAAGAAGTCATAAGTGCCGTGCCCGACTCGATCCGAGAGGGCGCTTATGGCATTGGAGCGACCAAATGGGAAGTCATCCGCCACTGGGTCCTCAGCTATGGGCGTTCAGGCATTTTCGGTGCAGTCATACTGGGTTTAGGACGTGCTGTCGGCGAAACCATGGCCGTCACTATGGTCATTGGTAACGCAACTGGGCCAACTGCCATGCCTCGCACTCTTTTCCAGCCCGGTCAAACCTTGCCCTCTCTTATTGCTAACGGCTTCTTGGAGGCACCAACACCGCTGGAGAAATCCGCCTATGTCGGGGCAGGGTTAGTTCTGCTTGCGATAAGTCTCATCATTAATATTGTGGCGCATGTGATGGTGACGCGTGTTCTGAAAGTTAAAGGAGGCGCCGTCGAGTAA
- the pstB gene encoding phosphate ABC transporter ATP-binding protein PstB has protein sequence MSTNEKMKTVSLNAWFGAKHALKEINASFKTNAVTAIIGPSGCGKSTLLRTLNRMHELVPGAKITGDILLDGENIYAAETDPVMIRRRVGMVFQKPNPFPTMSIYDNVAAGLRLTGTKKGKNLDQVVEKSLRQASLWDEVKDDLKKPGTSISGGQQQRLCIARAIALAPEVILMDEPCSALDPIATAKVEELIVELKHQYTVVIVTHNMQQAARVSDFTIFMYLGQLIEYGDTTSVFENPRSELTEKYITGKFG, from the coding sequence ATGAGCACAAATGAGAAAATGAAAACCGTCAGCTTAAATGCGTGGTTCGGAGCAAAACATGCTCTGAAAGAAATAAACGCCTCCTTCAAAACCAACGCAGTAACAGCCATAATTGGACCCTCTGGATGCGGAAAATCCACCCTTCTGCGGACCCTCAACAGGATGCATGAGCTGGTTCCCGGCGCCAAAATAACCGGGGATATTCTTCTTGACGGCGAAAACATATACGCAGCCGAAACCGACCCCGTCATGATTCGGCGACGCGTTGGCATGGTTTTCCAAAAACCAAACCCTTTCCCAACGATGAGCATATATGATAATGTGGCTGCTGGACTGCGTTTGACGGGAACCAAAAAGGGCAAAAACCTTGATCAGGTCGTTGAGAAAAGTCTTAGACAGGCGTCGTTGTGGGATGAAGTCAAGGATGACCTTAAAAAGCCTGGGACAAGCATTTCTGGAGGGCAACAGCAGCGGCTTTGCATTGCCCGTGCGATTGCGTTGGCGCCTGAAGTTATCTTGATGGATGAGCCTTGCTCCGCCTTGGATCCCATTGCTACAGCGAAGGTTGAAGAGTTGATTGTTGAGCTTAAACACCAATACACTGTGGTTATTGTGACGCACAACATGCAGCAGGCGGCTCGGGTTTCGGATTTCACGATTTTCATGTATCTGGGTCAACTCATCGAGTATGGGGACACAACATCAGTGTTTGAGAACCCCCGTAGTGAGTTAACCGAAAAATACATAACAGGAAAGTTTGGATAG
- a CDS encoding response regulator, which yields MCVPQKSILIVDDDKAILRVLTKLLAKRGFTVTAVETGFAALIQIEKTCFDVALLDVRLPDMLGTDLLPVLRKVSPKTVRIIFTGSPSIEKGDRDHEDMDVFLVKPVSPEVLLNVLNEKLSLNNSSSKTGQHLPEPLV from the coding sequence GTGTGTGTCCCCCAAAAATCAATCCTAATCGTTGATGACGACAAAGCGATTCTTAGAGTTTTAACAAAACTTTTGGCGAAACGAGGTTTCACGGTTACGGCTGTGGAGACGGGTTTTGCAGCTTTAATTCAGATTGAGAAGACCTGTTTTGATGTTGCTTTGCTTGATGTTCGTTTGCCTGATATGCTGGGGACGGACCTTTTGCCTGTGTTAAGAAAAGTTTCTCCCAAAACGGTGCGAATTATTTTCACGGGGTCACCTAGTATTGAAAAAGGTGACCGTGACCATGAAGATATGGATGTTTTCCTAGTTAAACCTGTTAGCCCCGAAGTCCTTTTGAATGTTTTAAACGAAAAACTTTCCCTCAATAACTCCTCATCAAAAACGGGACAACACCTGCCTGAACCATTAGTGTAA